The sequence below is a genomic window from Bradyrhizobium septentrionale.
CCGCAAACGCGACCAACTATTCAAAAAGCTCAAGCTGGACCCCAATAACGAGCATCATGTCGCCTTCCTATGCTCGATTGTTTACGACCATTTATACCTCAATAAGCCGTCCGCTACAGAGATCAAGTTTGGAGACGATAAGGATTTTGACGTGCTTGAACGATTCATAAGGTTCGCGAAGTCGAGCCAATTGAAACGTCCTAGTGTTATCCGCCGTCACTTCATCAAGAAGGATGAGGCAGTGCATGCGGAGCACGGCAACGATACTTCAGCTGATCGTTTCCGCATGCGGCTTAATCGTGCAGCGAAGAAGGCGATTGCCGGGCAAATGAAGTTGACTGCAAAGCGTAAAGCGCGGCTGCAGATCATATTGCCTGAAGTGAAGAAGTTCTTTGGCTCGTCGTACGAAGTTGAACAAGGAGGATCTCCCATGTTCGAGAGTCTTGCTCTACCGGATTGAGTTTTGCTCCGCTGCTTTTAATTCGTCCTCCTGTGTGCGGCCTGTGACGGCCGAATTTATCATATGACAGGAGACGAGATACGAATGACCAATCGAGGTAAAGGACCGCTGGCCGGATGGCGTGGCAGTTTGGAAGAGACGACAGACACGTTTGATATCGAGACGTTTCTGAAGACGGATGGGCCTAAGTCCGCACAGGAGTTTGCTGATCTTACGCGAGCGATTGCCGAGGGCGGAACGTTCGGGGACTATCGGCGAGTTGAAACAGAGGACTCCGAGCGCGAGAATTTCTTCGTGTACGGGCCGAACAGCATCCTCTTCCTGAAAAAGGTGGACCGTTCCAGGCTCGTGCAGGCGATTGAAGCGCTTCGGTTCGTACGCGACGCGGCCGCACAGCAGTATAACTCAAGGCAGGCGGTGGAGTGATGGCCGACCCCTTTGTCTCGTTGCTTGGCGGATTGCCCAAGCTGAAACAAGCAGCACACTCGTCTGATCCAGTAAAATACACTTGCTCGGTAACAATGGGAGGTGATCGAAAGGATTTCCTGCGGTTGCCGGAGTCTGTCGCACGCATCGTCGTTACGATTGGGTGCAACAACGGTTGGGTCATCGAGGAAGAAGAGCCGTTGCAGCGTACACTACGTAGCGTTTTGCAGGCCGTCTCGGAGACAGATCTTCGTGGGCCAGATCTGAGCTTCGTGCCATTTATCGTAGTATTGGAGCGGACGCCCGTAGGGGCATGCTACACAATCCTCTGTCAATACAGGAACGAAGCGGCCCTTGAGCGATATCACGACATAACTTCGGCAATGTTTGAACGGCTCGCTGCAGAGCACTCAATACCCGAGGACCTGCTTTGGGTGTCCACGACGGATGTCGATAGTAGCGAGTTCGCTCACTTGATGGTTCGTACGGCTGGTCGGGATGAAGGTCCTTTCCCGCTATACCCACGGTAGACATCACACGACCTTCGCCCGTAACTAACTATTCGGGCGAAGTTCTTCGCTCGACCGGATCATTGGCATCAATCGATTTGAATCAGAGCGGCCGCAACCGAGACAACGTGCACCGTTCCATGGAGTGACGTCACCGCAATTGGGGCACAGCGATGAAGGATGCGTCGTGGCCTCAGAGGGCATGTGGTCTGGACAATGCGATACCCTCCACGCTCATGCAGGATCGCAAATTGCGTCGTCAACCGAAATTCTGGAACCTGCGCTTGCCGCTGATGCTCCTCGTACAGCTTGATCAGCGGCTCGAGGCATTTGGGTCGAGCGGGGGGGCTTGATCGATAGCCATTTCGATCGTGCGCAAGGCCTCGATATCGCTCGGTTCGTAACAACTCTCTCAGCAAGAGCTTTGGTTTCCGCTGCCTTGCGCTCGCTCGATCGACATACCTCTGGATGACTGGCGTCGGCCTGACGGCTCCTTGTTGTACGCATCACGCGTGGGCAACCGATCTTCGAAAGAGTCAGATCAAAGTCATCTCGTAGCCCGTATTCCCTGGGACCGTCGAGATCCGTTCGGGATCGTCCTTCGATGTGCGCGGGAGGACATGATCGATCCGCATCGTCTTGACGTAGTGTGGCTCGCCGTTGAGGTAACAGACCGCGCAAAGGACCGTGTAAACGGCAAACCTCTGCGCAGCCGTTAATTTGTATCCGACATTCGTTTCGCACCTGAAATTCCTTGGGCGTTAACGAACCCGATATCAGCCGACCTAAGCCGCCTCAATTCGGTGTGAAATGGCTCGAAGTCGCTGCCGCTATATCATCCCTTCTTGGGGTTAATAGTAGTTACCATTGCAAAGGCCGGCAGTCCCGGCGTGACCTGCACCTGCACGTCGACCGCGCGGGCCTCGATCCCCTCGAAAGCGACGGTAGAAACCCGCTGGACCATGCTGCCCCTATCTTCCGCCACCCAAGGTAGCGGAGCGGGCTGCCCAGCGCAAGAACATTAAGGGAACATCCGGGGGCGACGTGCGCCGCCCCCGGATGCGCGGCGATCACAGCATCATCTGCATCGGCTCGGGATAGTAGTGGAAGCCCTCGCCGACCTTGGCGACGTGGCCATAGCCCGGCCAGGCGAAGTGATAGGACATCACTGCCGTCTTGTTCGCGGCCAGCATCTCCAGCAGCTTGACCCGCGAGGCCGCCGCCTGCTTCGGGTCGGTGTCGTAGGAGAACTCCATCCGCGGCCGCTCCAGCAGCAGCACCGCGTGATGCGAGAGATCGCCGAGGAAGGCGAAGGATTTGCCGCCCGAGCTCACCATGAAGATGGTGTGGCCCACGGTGTGGCCGGGCGCTGCGATCGCCTGCACGCCGGGCAGGAATTCCTGGCCATCCTTGAAGAACACGATGCGGTCGCGCACCGGCAGCAGGTTCTTGCGGGCGTGCACGATGAAGTCCTTCAACGGACTGCCCATCTTGCCTTCGTCGGTCCAGAAATCGAGATCGCTCTGCGCGATGTAGTACTGCGCGTTCGGGAATAGCGGCTTGTTGTCGGCATCGACAATGCCGCCGATATGATCGATATGCGCATGCGACAGCACGACGGCGTCGATGTCCTCCGGCTTGATGCCGGCTTCCTTCATGCTCTTCTGCTGCCGGCCGGTGGTCTTGCCGAACAGTTGCGACGTGCCCATGCCGGTATCGAACAGGATCAGCTTGTCGCCGGTGTTGACGATCGGCGAGTTCTGCTCGAGCACGACATTGTCGGGCGAGAGGAAGTTGTCGGACAGCATCTTCTTCACTTCTTCCTTCGGCACGCCGGTGAAGGTGCCGGAGGGATCGCCGAGCGGCAGCGGGCCGTCGGAGACGACGGTCACTTCCGCATCGCCGAGCGTGAAACGGTGCCAATAGGGTGTCTGCGTGCCGAGTTTGGGAGCGCGCGCCTCGGCCGTGCCGCCGAGGATGGTGCTGGCGCCGAGACCGGCGCCAAGCGCGAGCAAGGATCGTCGTGAGACATTGAGCGTCATAACGTCTTCCTCCACATTTTTTATGAGATTTTCGCGTTGATGCCTGCCCATTGACCCGCCGCTTGACCTGACGCAGGCAAGAGAATGCTGCCCTCGCCCGCGCAAGCTGGCAAGAAGAATAAGGCGAACGCTGGCGCGGTCGAACGCTGGCTAAAGCATGATCCGGAAAAGTGTGACGCGGTTTTCCGAAAAGATCATGCTCAAACAAGAGGCTAAAGCGCGATGATGATTCAACCCGATCTCATCGCGCTTTGGAATTCAGCCAGCATGTGCGGCGCACAAGGGAGGGTTATTTGGCGGCGCGCTTCTTCTCGACGGCATCCCAGACCCTGGCCGCGACGTCGGGGCCGTTGAGCCGCTGAATGGCGCGGATGCCGGTCGGCGAGGTGACGTTGATCTCGGTGAGATTGCCGTCGATCACGTCGATGCCGACGAACAGCAGGCCAAGTTCGCGCAGCGCGGGCCCGACGGTGGCGCAGATTTCGCGCTCGCGATCCGAGAGCTCGGTCGCCGCGGCCGCGCCGCCGCGCACCATGTTGGAGCGCAGGTCATCCGGCGCCGGCACGCGGTTGACGGCGCCGGCGAATTCGCCGTCGACCAGGATGATGCGCTTGTCGCCATGCTTCACCTCGGGGAGGAAGCGCTGGATCACCCAGGGCTCCTTGAAGGTGACCGAGAACATGTCGAACAGCGAGCCGAAATTCATGTCCTGCGGCATCACGCGGAACACCGCGGCGCCGCCATGGCCGTGCAACGGTTTCATGACGACGGCGCCATGCTGATCGCGGAATGCGTTGATCTCGTCGAGGTCGCGCGAGATCAGGGTCGGCGGCATCAGCTGCGGGAAATTCATCACGAACAGCTTTTCCGGCGCGTTGCGCACGCTGGCCGGGTCGTTGACCACCAGCGTCTTCGGATGGATGCGCTCGAGGAAATGGGTCGAGGTGATATAGGCGAGGTCGAACGGCGGATCCTGCCGCAGCAGCACGACGTCGAAGCCGTTGAGCGCCTCGCGCTTCGGTTCGCCCAGCGTGAAGTGATTGCCGACCTCGTCGCGCACGGTGAGAGGCTGCACCGGCGCCACCAGCTCCTCGCCGCGCAGCGACAGTCTATCCGGCGTGTAGTAGGAAATGCCGTGGCCGCGCTTCTGCGCCTCGAGCAGCAGCGCAAAGGTGGAATCGCCGCGGATGTTGATGCGCGCGATGGGATCCATCTGGACGGCGATCTTCAATTTCATAAGCGTATCCCGCGAGGTCTGGAGGTAACTTTAAGGGCTGGCGTCGAATGCCGCTAACAGATGGCGCGGCAGGCTCTTCGGCGCAATCAGAACGGCGTCGAATCTGAGATCAAATTCGGCATGCTCGGGATGCGCCATCAGCCAGGCCTGGGCGGCATTGACGATGCGCTGCTGCTGGCGCGGCGTCACCGCATAGGCGGCGTCATCGAGGCTGGCGCGAGCCTTGACCTCGACGAAGGCGAGCAGATTGCGCCGCCGCACCACCAGATCGATCTCGCCATAGGGGGTGCGGAAGCGTCTTGCAAGGATGCGATAGCCCTTCGCGATCAAAAGGGCTGCGGCGCGGCTTTCGGCCGATATGCCGGTGCGGAACGCCGCGACGCGCTCGGGCGAGGCGCTGTCAGTCTTCGCCATTGTCGTCCCCGGCTGTTTTCGCCAGCTCGAGGGCGCGGGCGTAGACCTCGCGGCGCGGCCGGCCCGACAGTTCGACCGCGTGCGCGACCGCATCCTTGACGCTGCCGCGCGCAAGCTGCCCGCGCAGCAGATCGTCGAGTGCGTCCTGGTCCATCACGCCGGCATCATCGGCCGGCGGTCCGACGACCAGCACGAATTCGCCGCGGGTCTCCAGCGCGTCCGCGCCTGCCGCGAGCTCGGCGACCGGCGCGCGCTTGACCTCCTCGTGCAGCTTGGTCAGCTCGCGGCAGATTGCGGCATCGCGCCCGCCCATGATCGCAGCGAGATCACGCAGCGTGTCCTGCACGCGATTGCCCGATTCGAACATCACGAGCGTCGCATCGATCCGCGCCAGCTCGGTGAGCCTCGCGCGTCGCGCCTGCTCCTTCGTTGGCAAAAATCCCTCGAAGAAGAACCGGTCGGTCGGCAGCGCCGCGACCGACAGCGCCGTCAACACCGACGACGGCCCCGGCACCGCGATGACGGCATGCCCGGCGGCGCAGACCTCACGCACCAGCTTGAAGCCGGGATCTGAGATCAGCGGCGTACCGGCGTCCGAGACCAGCGCGATCGAGGCGCCCTGCGCCAGCCGCTCCAGGATCTTCGGCCGCGCCTGCGCGGCGTTGTGCTCGTGATAGGGCGCAAGCTCGGCGGTGATCGCGTAACGCTCGGTCAGCCGGCGCGTGATTCGGGTGTCCTCGCAGGCGATGACGTCGACGCCCGCCAGCGTCTCCAGCGCGCGCAGGGTGATGTCGGAGAGATTTCCGATCGGGGTCGCGACCAGATGGAGCCCGGGCGTAGCCCTTGGCGCGGCCAGCAGCTGGCCGCCGATCGAAAAGGTTTTGGCCGCAGCGCCCGCCGCCGTGGCGTCCGGACTGTGGAGGGAACTGGCTTTTGCGCGCATAATGCCAATCTAGAGGGATGGCAGCGCTTGCGCCACACCCGCAGGGGTGTTGCTTGAAGGTCGCTGCTCCGGAAATGTGGGTCGCGGCAACGGCGCCGCGGGGCCATAATCCTTTTGTTCCGGTTAACTATTCGCCGACAATATGCCTGAATCCACCCGCCTCATCAGAGCTGGATGGAGTCCTGGCCGATCATGGTCGGCCAAGAGAAGAGAGACGATGGAAGGCCCGCACCACTACAAGTCCCCGCCGTCGGGCACGACCCGGCGGACTGCACTTGGCCTTATCCTGGGCGCGCCGCTGCTGTCGGCCTGCTCCGGAATCCAGCAAAGCCTGAGCCAGTTTTCCAGCCCGTTCGGCGGCGGCCAGGATGCAGGGCCCGCCGGCCCGCAGCAACAGCCGCAAGCGGTCGGTACCGGGCAAGTCAAGATCGGGCTGATCCTGCCGCTGTCGGCGTCCGGCAATGCCGGGCTCGCCGCCCAGTCGATGCGGAACGCCGCCGAGATGGCGCTGGCGGAATTTCAGAACCCGAACATTCAGCTGCTGATCAAGGACGATGGCGGCAGTTCGCAAGGCGCGGCGCAGGGCACCCAGCAGGCGCTGTCCGAAGGCGCCGAGATCATTCTGGGACCGCTGTTCGCGGGCTCGGTGCCGGCCACCGCGCAACTGACGCGGCCGCGCGGGACCTCGGTGATCGCATTCTCGACCGATTCAAGCGTGGCCGGACGCGGCGTCTATCTCTTGAGCTTCCTGCCGGAGTCCGACATCAACCGGATCGTCGACTATTCGGCCGGGATCGGTAAGCGCTCGTTCGCTGCGATGGTGCCCGACAACGCCTATGGCAATGTGGTCGAGGCCGCGTTCAAGCAGGCGGTCGGCCGCAAGAACGGCCGCGTCGTCGCGTTCGAGAAATACGGCGCCGATCGCGCAACGCCGGCACGGACCGTGGCGCAGGCGCTCGGCCAGGCTGATGCGCTGCTGATCGCCGACGATGGCGATTCGGTCGTCGCGACCGCCGATGCGCTGACCGCTGCCGGCGCCAATCTGCGCAACATCCAGCTGCTCGGCACCGGGCTGTGGGACAATCCGCGGGTGTTCGCGAGCCCCGTGCTGCAGGGCGGGCTCTATGCCGCGCCCGATCCGTCCGGATTCCGCAGCTTCGCCGGTCGCTATCGCGCCAAATATGGCGGCGAGCCGGTGCGTACCGCGACGCTGGCCTATGATGCCGTCGCGCTGATGGCGGCGCTGGCGCGCACCCAAGGCGCGCAACGCTTCGCGCCGGAGACGCTGACCAATCCATCCGGCTTTGCCGGTATCGATGGTCTGTTCCGCTTCCGCTCCGACGGCACCAATGAGCGCGGCCTGGCGGTCATGAAGGTGGCGTCCGGCGGCGGCACGCCGGTTGCGGGCTCGCCGAAGAGTTTTGGGGCTTAGTTTTCGTCAGGCGGTCAAGCTGCCTTGTCGAGCGCCGGCACCCGCCAGCTACTTTGCATGGGGTTGTTTTCGATATTTTGGCAGCGTGCACGCAGAGCGTTTTCGAGCGAAGTGGATGCCGGTTCGCGTGAAGAAAACGCGTCAAAACAAGAATCTAGAGCCCCGTTCCGATTCATCGGAACGGGATAGGCTCTAGGCGGCGAGATCTGCGACGACCGCGTCGAGCACCGGGAATCCCGACTTCGTGACGCGCAACCGTCCGTCGGCGTCGACGGCGATCGCGCCTTCCTCGCGCAGCATTGTGATCCGCTGCGGGTCGAGCTGGCGGCCGGACAGTGCCGCATAGCGCTTGGGATCGATGCCCTCGGCGAGCCGCAGCCCCATCAGCAAAAATTCGTCGGCGCGCTCTTCGCTGTTGAGGCTGTCATCGGTGACGACGCCGTGACCGCGTTCCTCGACATTCAACAGCCACGCCTCGGGGCGCCGCTCGGTCGCGGTCGCGTGCCTGACGCCATCGATGTCGAGCCGGCCATGCGCGCCGGGGCCGATGCCGGCATATTCCTCGCCGCGCCAGTAGACGAGGTTGTGCTTGCACTCCGCCCCAGTGCGGGCGTGATTGGAGATCTCGTAGGCCGGCAATCCCTCGCGGGCGCAGACTTCTTGTGTCACGTCGTAGAGTGCGCGCGCGGTCGCTTCGTCCGGCGTCTGCAATTTGCCGGCGGCATGCAGCCCGAAGAACGGCGTGCCTTCCTCGATCGTGAGCTGATAGAGCGACAGATGCTCGGCGGCTTCCGAGATTGCCTGCTTCAACTCGCTCGCCCACATCTGCGGCGACTGGTCGGGCCGCGCATAGATCAGATCGAACGAGTAACGGTCGAACGCGCTTCGCGCGATCGCAACCGCGTCGAGCGCCTCGCGCGCGGTGTGCAGGCGGCCCAATGCCTTCAGCGAGGCGTCGTCCAGCGCCTGCACGCCGAGCGAGACGCGGTTGACGCCGGCTACGCGATAGCCGCGAAAGCGCGTCGCCTCGACGCTGGTCGGGTTGGCCTCGAGCGTGACCTCGACGTCGCGCGCCACCGACCAATGCTTGCCGATCGCATCGAGCACGGCGCCGACGGTCTGCGGCTGCATCAGCGAAGGCGTGCCACCGCCGAGGAAGATCGAAGTGACCTCGCGCCCCGGCACCCGCGCGGCCGTGGTCTCGATCTCGCGGGCGAACGCGCGCACGAAGCGCTCCTCATCGATGGGCGCATGCCGCACGTGGCTGTTGAAATCGCAATACGGGCATTTTGACAGGCAGAACGGCCAGTGCACGTAGACGCCGAAGGCTTTTCGTTCAGCGTGGCTCAAGGCAGATCTCCGCGAGCTTCACGAAGGCGCGGGCGCGATGCGACAGGCCGAGCCCTAGCGGCGGCAGGCCGTGCTTCTCGATGCTGGTCATCTCGCCGAAGGTCCGCGTATGGCCGTCGGGCAGGAAGGCCGGATCATAGCCGAAGCCGGCGGTGCCGCGTGGCGGCCAAACCAGGGTTCCATCGGCCCGGGCCTCGACCTCTTCGAGATGGTCGTCGGGCCACGCCACGCACAGCGCGGAGACGAAATGCGCGCCTCGGCGGTCCGGCGCGGTGGCGCCGCGCTCCTGCAGCAGCCGCTCGATCCGCGTCATCGCCGCCATGAAATCCTTGCCCTCGCCGGCCCAGCGCGCCGAGTAGATCCCGGGTGCGCCGTCGAGCGCGTCGACCACGAGGCCGGAATCGTCGGCAAACGCGGGTAGTCCGGTCGCCTTCGCCGCTGATATCGCCTTGATCGCCGCATTGGTGCGAAAACTGTCGCCGGTCTCCTCGGGTTCGGCGAGGCCGAGCTCGCCGGCCGACACCGCCTCCACGCCGTGCGGCGCCAGCAGTTCCCGCATCTCGGCGAGCTTGCCGGGATTATGGGTGGCGATGACGAGCCTTCCGGTGATTCGGCGATGCATGACCAATCTGACTACGCCACCGCGATCTTTTGCAAGTCGACCAGACGCGCGACACCTTTGCGCGCCAGCGCCATCAGCGCCAGGAATTCGCCTTCCGAGAACGGCGTCTTCTCGGCGGTGCCCTGCACCTCGATGATGCGGCCGTCGCCGGTCATGACGAAGTTGGCGTCGGTGTCGGCCTCGGAATCCTCGGCATAGTCGAGGTCGAGGACCGGTGTGCCCTGGTAGATGCCGCAGGAGATCGCCGCCACATTGTCGCGCAACACGTTGGCTTTCAGCATGTTGCGGGTCTTCATCCAGTTGATGCAGTCGGCCAGCGCCACCCAGGCACCGGTGATCGAGGCGGTGCGGGTGCCGCCATCGGCCTGGATGACGTCGCAATCGACTGTGATCTGGCGCTCGCCGAGCGCCTCCAGATCGACGGCCGCGCGCAGCGAGCGGCCGATCAGCCGCTGGATCTCGACCGTGCGCCCGCCCTGCTTGCCGGCGGAGGCCTCGCGGCGGGTGCGTTCCAGGGTGGCGCGCGGCAGCATGCCGTATTCGGCGGTCACCCAGCCGCGGCCCTGGCCCTTCAGCCAGGGCGGCAGCCGCTCTTCCAGCGTGGCGGTCACGAGCACATGGGTGTCGCCGAATTTCACCATGCAGGAACCCTCGGCATATTTAACGACGCCGCGTTCCAGCGACACGGGACGCAGTTCATCGGGCGCACGGCGGCTTGGCCGCATGAAATCCTCCAAGAATCCGAGATATATGGCTGGGCGTGCTTGTAGGAGGGGGAACGGGCAGCGGCAAGGGTTTTCGGCCCCGGGTTGGCCCGGTACCGGGGGGCTGAATGCATGCTTGTCACCGGCCTCCGGGAGCGACAAATTAGGCAGCAATTGTGAGGGACTGGAGTGTGACTCATCACGATCCGATTGGCCTGATCGCACCGCATGCGGGGCTCGCCCAGCTCAACGAGCGGTCGCGCGACATTTTTCGCCAAATCGTCGAGAGCTACCTTGCGACCGGTGAGCCGGTCGGCTCGCGCAACATCTCGCGTCTGATCGCATTACCGTTGTCACCGGCCTCGGTCCGCAACGTGATGTCGGACCTCGAGCAGCTCGGCCTGATCTATGCGCCGCACACCTCGGCGGGCCGGCTGCCGACCGAACTCGGCCTGCGTTTCTTCGTCGACGCCCTGATGCAGGTCGGCGACCTCACCGAGGCCGAGCGGCAATCGATCCAGACCCAGCTTGCCGCCGTCGGCCGTGCGCAATCCGTCGAGGCGGCGCTTGGCGAAGCGCTGACGCAGCTGTCGGGGCTGACCCGTGCCGCGGCGGTGGTGCTGACGCAAAAGTCGAATGCGCGGCTGAAGCATATCGAATTCGTGCGGCTGGAGCCGGAGAAGGCGCTGGTCGTGCTGGTCGGCGAAGACGGCCAGGTCGAAAACCGTGTACTGGCGCTGCCGCCGGGCGTGCCGTCCTCGGCGCTGACCGAAGCGACCAATTTCCTCAATGCGCGGATTCGCGGCCGGACGCTGGCCGAAGCGCGGCTCGAGCTCGAGACGGCGTTGACGCAAAACCGCGCCGAGCTCGACCAGCTCACGCAAAAAGTCGTCGCGGCCGGCATCGCGAGCTGGTCCGGCGGCGCGAACGAGGACCGCCAGCTGATCGTGCGCGGCCACGCCAATCTGCTCGAGGATCTGCACGCGCTCGACGATCTCGAGCGCATCAAGTCGCTGTTCGACGATCTCGAGACCAAGCGCGGCGTGATCGATCTGCTCGGCCGCGCCGAACGCGGCGAAGGCGTGCGGATTTTCATCGGTTCGGAGAACAAGCTGTTCTCGCTGTCGGGTTCCTCCACCATCATCGCGCCATACGGCGACGCCCAGGGCCGGATCGTCGGCGTGCTCGGCGTGATCGGACCGACGCGGCTGAACTATGCGCGGGTGATCCCGACGGTGGATTATGCCGCGCGGATCGTCAGCAAGATGCTGGGTGGCTGATCGGAGCGAAATTCGGTTTCATTTGACGGGTTTCCTGACGCGAAGTGGAGGTGCGCTGGCCCTAACCGGTATGTTGCGCTTGATTTTCGCCGCTCAAAGCACGATATCCCGGGCAGCAATCCCCAAGATTTGAACCGACGCGAGTTTTCGAGAAGGTAAGCCATGACTGATCCGAACCGGGCCAATGACAACACCGAGAATTCGGCGCCGACGGGTGAGCCCGTGGTCTCGAAGCCCTACATCATGCCTGACGATCCCGAGGTGGGATCGGCCGAGGCGCTGACCAAGGAACTCGCCGAGGCGCGCGACCGGACGCTGCGCACGCTGGCCGAGATGGAGAACCTCCGTCAGCGCACCCGCCGCGAGGTTGCCGACGCCAAGACCTATGGCATCACCGGCTTCGCCCGTGACGTGCTCGATATCGCCGACAATCTGCAGCGCGCGCTCGACGCCGTGCCGGCCGAGACCAAGGAAGCCGCCGACCCCGGCCTGAAGGCGCTGCTCGAAGGCGTCGAGCTGACCGAACGTTCGCTGCTCAACACGCTGGAGAAGAACGGCGTCAAGAAGTTCGACCCGATCGGCGAGAAGTTCGATCCGAACTTCCAGCAGGCGATGTTCGAGGTGCCTGATCCGTCAGTGCCGTCGGGCACCGTGGTGCAGGTCGTGCAAGCCGGCTACATGATCGGCGAGCGCATCCTGCGTCCGGCGCTGGTCGGCGTCTCGAAGGGCGGCGCCAAGGCCGCCCCAAGCGCCGACATCACCGCCTGATCCAATGTCTCACGCGATATCCGACGACTGGATGCGCTTGACGCCGGCCTTGTCCATGTCGGACCAGGCCTTGGCCAGCGATCCCTGGGTGTCGATGCCGCGGCAGGCATCCTCCACCACAAAGGTTTCGAAGTCGGCCTTGCGCGCATCGAGCGCGGTCCAGGCCACGCAGAAATCGGTGGCGAGCCCGGCGACGAACACGCGATTGATCTTGCGCGCCGTCAGATAGGCGCCAAGCCCGGTGGTGGTCTTGCCATCGGCTTCGGTGAAGGCGGAGTAGCTGTCGACGTCCTTGTGAAAACCCTTGCGGATGATCAGCTCGGCCTGCGGAATCGCGAGTTCTTTCGACAGCGCGGCGCCGTCGGTGCCTTGCACGCAGTGGTCAGGCCACAGCACCTGCTTGCCATAGGCAAGGTCGATGGTCTCGAACGGTTTCTTGCCGGCATGGACCGAGGCAAAGGAGACGTGGCCGGGCGTGTGCCAGTCCTGCGTCATGACCACATTGGCAAAGCTCTTGGCGATCTTGTTGATCACCGGCACGACCTGCTCGCCGTCCTTCACCGCGAGGCTGCCGCCGGGCAGGAAGCAGTTCTGCACGTCGATCACGAGCAGCGCTGAGCCGTCGTCAGGCTTGATCGCGGCCGCCCAGAGATTCCTGGGAACCAGCGTCGCAAGCGCCATCGAGCCAAGGATCGTGCCAAGGCCTGCAACAATCTGTCGTCGATCCAACATCGCGCCCTCCTCGCTTTGTGTGATATCGCGCGAGGAGGCTAGTTCCGTTCGCGGAGCTGCGAAAGTCCGATTTTTCTGAGGGCTCGACGAAAGAGATCAGCCGCGCGGCTGGATGCCGTCGCGCACCGCGCGGAAGCGCGGGAAGGCCTTCTCCCAATCGGTGCGCGGCGAGCTGCCGATGATGCGCATCGAGGTTTGCGCGCCGAACCGCAGCCACTGCACGATGGTCACCGGGGTGTTGTCCTTGCCGCTGACGGCGTCGATCCGGGTCTCGAAGCCGGCCTGGCCGTCGATACGGATCGGCTCGGACATGGTGATCCGCCCGTCGCGCACGCCGGGGATGGTGGTCGCGATCTGCTGGGCGAAGCGGCCGCGATCATCTGGCGTGGCCGGGGCCGAGCCGATGATGCCAAGCAGCAAGAAGGGCTTGGTCTCGAGGGCCTTCTCGTCGCCGTCGGCCAACAGCAGTGCCGCGCCCGGCGCCAGCATGCGGATATTCTTGAAACCGCTGAGCTCGGTGACCTTGAACGGCATCATGCCGAGCTGCTCGTCGACCGGC
It includes:
- the rph gene encoding ribonuclease PH, which produces MRPSRRAPDELRPVSLERGVVKYAEGSCMVKFGDTHVLVTATLEERLPPWLKGQGRGWVTAEYGMLPRATLERTRREASAGKQGGRTVEIQRLIGRSLRAAVDLEALGERQITVDCDVIQADGGTRTASITGAWVALADCINWMKTRNMLKANVLRDNVAAISCGIYQGTPVLDLDYAEDSEADTDANFVMTGDGRIIEVQGTAEKTPFSEGEFLALMALARKGVARLVDLQKIAVA
- the hrcA gene encoding heat-inducible transcriptional repressor HrcA, which codes for MTHHDPIGLIAPHAGLAQLNERSRDIFRQIVESYLATGEPVGSRNISRLIALPLSPASVRNVMSDLEQLGLIYAPHTSAGRLPTELGLRFFVDALMQVGDLTEAERQSIQTQLAAVGRAQSVEAALGEALTQLSGLTRAAAVVLTQKSNARLKHIEFVRLEPEKALVVLVGEDGQVENRVLALPPGVPSSALTEATNFLNARIRGRTLAEARLELETALTQNRAELDQLTQKVVAAGIASWSGGANEDRQLIVRGHANLLEDLHALDDLERIKSLFDDLETKRGVIDLLGRAERGEGVRIFIGSENKLFSLSGSSTIIAPYGDAQGRIVGVLGVIGPTRLNYARVIPTVDYAARIVSKMLGG
- the grpE gene encoding nucleotide exchange factor GrpE → MTDPNRANDNTENSAPTGEPVVSKPYIMPDDPEVGSAEALTKELAEARDRTLRTLAEMENLRQRTRREVADAKTYGITGFARDVLDIADNLQRALDAVPAETKEAADPGLKALLEGVELTERSLLNTLEKNGVKKFDPIGEKFDPNFQQAMFEVPDPSVPSGTVVQVVQAGYMIGERILRPALVGVSKGGAKAAPSADITA
- the pncA gene encoding bifunctional nicotinamidase/pyrazinamidase is translated as MLDRRQIVAGLGTILGSMALATLVPRNLWAAAIKPDDGSALLVIDVQNCFLPGGSLAVKDGEQVVPVINKIAKSFANVVMTQDWHTPGHVSFASVHAGKKPFETIDLAYGKQVLWPDHCVQGTDGAALSKELAIPQAELIIRKGFHKDVDSYSAFTEADGKTTTGLGAYLTARKINRVFVAGLATDFCVAWTALDARKADFETFVVEDACRGIDTQGSLAKAWSDMDKAGVKRIQSSDIA